In the Nothobranchius furzeri strain GRZ-AD chromosome 15, NfurGRZ-RIMD1, whole genome shotgun sequence genome, one interval contains:
- the nsfl1c gene encoding NSFL1 cofactor p47 isoform X1 → MASQEESVREFVAVTGVEEERARFFLESAGWNLQLALASFFEDGADDDIITLPQPEGGSSVSRSTGPSSQPRVTSFRDLMHEAEDESDEEEGQRFFAGGSERSGQQIVGPPKKKSSNEVVEDLFKGAREHGAVPLDRSGKGPGESSRARAFVGGGYRLGAAPEEESAYVAGERRASNSQQDVHVVLKLWKTGFSLDNGELRNYSDPENANFLEAIRRGEIPLELRQRSRGGQVNLDMEDHRDEDFVKPKMAFKAFEGEGQKLGSATPELTAAPDVSQQDRAANEAQASASVTLDPSQPTTNIQIRLADGGRLVQKFNHTHRVSDLRHFVVAARPAMAAREFVLMTTFPNKELSDESQTLQQANLLNAVIVQRLN, encoded by the exons ATGGCGAGCCAAGAAGAGTCTGTGAGGGAGTTCGTTGCTGTTACCGGTGTGGAAGAGGAGAGGGCCCGGTTCTTTCTGGAGTCCGCCGGCTGGAACCTGCAG CTTGCACTTGCCAGTTTCTTTGAGGATGGAGCCGATGATGACATCATTACTCTTCCTCAGCCCGAGGGAGGCTCTTCTGTGTCTCGGTCCACAGGCCCCAG TAGTCAGCCCAGAGTGACCTCCTTCAGAGATCTGATGCACGAGGCAGAGGATGAAAGTGATGAAGAGGAAGGCCAAAG GTTTTTCGCGGGAGGGTCAGAACGCAGTGGACAACAGATTGTTGGACCGCCAAAGAAAAAGAGCTCCAACGAAGTGGTGGAGGATCTGTTCAAAGGGGCCAGAGAGCACGGAGCTGTGCCTTTGGACCGCAGCGGGAAAGGACCGGGAGAATCCAGCAGAGCGAGG GCTTTTGTTGGGGGCGGTTACAGACTGGGAGCAGCTCCTGAGGAGGAGTCGGCCTACGTAGCAGGAGAGAGACGCGCCTCCAACAGTCAGCAAGAT GTCCACGTGGTTCTGAAGCTCTGGAAGACCGGGTTCAGTCTGGATAACGGCGAGCTCAGGAACTACAGCGATCCGGAGAACGCAAacttcctggaggcaatcagaagGGG GGAGATTCCTCTGGAGTTGAGGCAGCGTTCCCGAGGAGGCCAGGTCAACCTGGACATGGAGGACCATAGAGACGAGGACTTTGTCAAACCCAAGATGGCTTTCAAGGCCTTTGAAGGTGAAGGCCAGAAATTAGGAAG TGCCACCCCGGAGCTGACTGCAGCTCCAGACGTCTCCCAGCAGGACCGGGCTGCTAATGAGGCTCAAGCCAGCGCCTCGGTGACCCTCGACCCCTCTCAACCCACCACTAACATCCAGATCCGACTGGCCGACGGCGGCAGGCTGGTACAGAAGTTCAACCACACCCACAG GGTCTCGGACCTGAGGCACTTCGTGGTGGCGGCCCGACCCGCCATGGCCGCACGCGAGTTCGTCCTCATGACCACCTTCCCCAACAAGGAGCTGTCTGATGAGAGCCAGACGCTGCAGCAGGCCAACCTCCTGAACGCCGTCATCGTCCAGCGGCTAAACTGA
- the nsfl1c gene encoding NSFL1 cofactor p47 isoform X2, whose product MASQEESVREFVAVTGVEEERARFFLESAGWNLQLALASFFEDGADDDIITLPQPEGGSSVSRSTGPSQPRVTSFRDLMHEAEDESDEEEGQRFFAGGSERSGQQIVGPPKKKSSNEVVEDLFKGAREHGAVPLDRSGKGPGESSRARAFVGGGYRLGAAPEEESAYVAGERRASNSQQDVHVVLKLWKTGFSLDNGELRNYSDPENANFLEAIRRGEIPLELRQRSRGGQVNLDMEDHRDEDFVKPKMAFKAFEGEGQKLGSATPELTAAPDVSQQDRAANEAQASASVTLDPSQPTTNIQIRLADGGRLVQKFNHTHRVSDLRHFVVAARPAMAAREFVLMTTFPNKELSDESQTLQQANLLNAVIVQRLN is encoded by the exons ATGGCGAGCCAAGAAGAGTCTGTGAGGGAGTTCGTTGCTGTTACCGGTGTGGAAGAGGAGAGGGCCCGGTTCTTTCTGGAGTCCGCCGGCTGGAACCTGCAG CTTGCACTTGCCAGTTTCTTTGAGGATGGAGCCGATGATGACATCATTACTCTTCCTCAGCCCGAGGGAGGCTCTTCTGTGTCTCGGTCCACAGGCCCCAG TCAGCCCAGAGTGACCTCCTTCAGAGATCTGATGCACGAGGCAGAGGATGAAAGTGATGAAGAGGAAGGCCAAAG GTTTTTCGCGGGAGGGTCAGAACGCAGTGGACAACAGATTGTTGGACCGCCAAAGAAAAAGAGCTCCAACGAAGTGGTGGAGGATCTGTTCAAAGGGGCCAGAGAGCACGGAGCTGTGCCTTTGGACCGCAGCGGGAAAGGACCGGGAGAATCCAGCAGAGCGAGG GCTTTTGTTGGGGGCGGTTACAGACTGGGAGCAGCTCCTGAGGAGGAGTCGGCCTACGTAGCAGGAGAGAGACGCGCCTCCAACAGTCAGCAAGAT GTCCACGTGGTTCTGAAGCTCTGGAAGACCGGGTTCAGTCTGGATAACGGCGAGCTCAGGAACTACAGCGATCCGGAGAACGCAAacttcctggaggcaatcagaagGGG GGAGATTCCTCTGGAGTTGAGGCAGCGTTCCCGAGGAGGCCAGGTCAACCTGGACATGGAGGACCATAGAGACGAGGACTTTGTCAAACCCAAGATGGCTTTCAAGGCCTTTGAAGGTGAAGGCCAGAAATTAGGAAG TGCCACCCCGGAGCTGACTGCAGCTCCAGACGTCTCCCAGCAGGACCGGGCTGCTAATGAGGCTCAAGCCAGCGCCTCGGTGACCCTCGACCCCTCTCAACCCACCACTAACATCCAGATCCGACTGGCCGACGGCGGCAGGCTGGTACAGAAGTTCAACCACACCCACAG GGTCTCGGACCTGAGGCACTTCGTGGTGGCGGCCCGACCCGCCATGGCCGCACGCGAGTTCGTCCTCATGACCACCTTCCCCAACAAGGAGCTGTCTGATGAGAGCCAGACGCTGCAGCAGGCCAACCTCCTGAACGCCGTCATCGTCCAGCGGCTAAACTGA
- the nsfl1c gene encoding NSFL1 cofactor p47 isoform X3: MEPMMTSLLFLSPREALLCLGPQAPVFICSSQPRVTSFRDLMHEAEDESDEEEGQRFFAGGSERSGQQIVGPPKKKSSNEVVEDLFKGAREHGAVPLDRSGKGPGESSRARAFVGGGYRLGAAPEEESAYVAGERRASNSQQDVHVVLKLWKTGFSLDNGELRNYSDPENANFLEAIRRGEIPLELRQRSRGGQVNLDMEDHRDEDFVKPKMAFKAFEGEGQKLGSATPELTAAPDVSQQDRAANEAQASASVTLDPSQPTTNIQIRLADGGRLVQKFNHTHRVSDLRHFVVAARPAMAAREFVLMTTFPNKELSDESQTLQQANLLNAVIVQRLN, encoded by the exons ATGGAGCCGATGATGACATCATTACTCTTCCTCAGCCCGAGGGAGGCTCTTCTGTGTCTCGGTCCACAGGCCCCAG TGTTTATCTGCAGTAGTCAGCCCAGAGTGACCTCCTTCAGAGATCTGATGCACGAGGCAGAGGATGAAAGTGATGAAGAGGAAGGCCAAAG GTTTTTCGCGGGAGGGTCAGAACGCAGTGGACAACAGATTGTTGGACCGCCAAAGAAAAAGAGCTCCAACGAAGTGGTGGAGGATCTGTTCAAAGGGGCCAGAGAGCACGGAGCTGTGCCTTTGGACCGCAGCGGGAAAGGACCGGGAGAATCCAGCAGAGCGAGG GCTTTTGTTGGGGGCGGTTACAGACTGGGAGCAGCTCCTGAGGAGGAGTCGGCCTACGTAGCAGGAGAGAGACGCGCCTCCAACAGTCAGCAAGAT GTCCACGTGGTTCTGAAGCTCTGGAAGACCGGGTTCAGTCTGGATAACGGCGAGCTCAGGAACTACAGCGATCCGGAGAACGCAAacttcctggaggcaatcagaagGGG GGAGATTCCTCTGGAGTTGAGGCAGCGTTCCCGAGGAGGCCAGGTCAACCTGGACATGGAGGACCATAGAGACGAGGACTTTGTCAAACCCAAGATGGCTTTCAAGGCCTTTGAAGGTGAAGGCCAGAAATTAGGAAG TGCCACCCCGGAGCTGACTGCAGCTCCAGACGTCTCCCAGCAGGACCGGGCTGCTAATGAGGCTCAAGCCAGCGCCTCGGTGACCCTCGACCCCTCTCAACCCACCACTAACATCCAGATCCGACTGGCCGACGGCGGCAGGCTGGTACAGAAGTTCAACCACACCCACAG GGTCTCGGACCTGAGGCACTTCGTGGTGGCGGCCCGACCCGCCATGGCCGCACGCGAGTTCGTCCTCATGACCACCTTCCCCAACAAGGAGCTGTCTGATGAGAGCCAGACGCTGCAGCAGGCCAACCTCCTGAACGCCGTCATCGTCCAGCGGCTAAACTGA